The Anopheles bellator unplaced genomic scaffold, idAnoBellAS_SP24_06.2 scaffold00343_ctg1, whole genome shotgun sequence genomic interval GGTGAAGTACAGCAACATAGAGCTCCAGTTCAGCACACACAGGATAATCTGCATCAGCATCACCGGAGCGGTGAGCGTTCGCAGCAATTCGGCACAGTTGAGGGCACCCTGATGCATTTGGACGATCGTCTTCAGTTCGGAGCGGAAGGATCGCTCACGAGCAGTGTACTGGATTTTTAGAGCCACCAGCTGAAAGTAGACCGTGCAATACTTGATGATGGCCAAGATCGATACAAGCTTGGCGGTGCCGACGAATGAACATAGTAACGAGGTCGGCACCATGAACACGCCGAACAGCAGGTAGTCACGAAGCGACGTCCGAACGTTGAGAACATAAAAGTTTTCTTCCATGTGGAGGGTAAACTGAACATCGGTTGCATTGGCAGATGCACTGTAATACTTCCACAGAGTGGACAGGATGGGCGAAAAGCTGTAGAAGTTGGCCGGCAAAAGTATCGACAGTAGGCACACTTTCATCACCTTGTTGATTCGAGCGTCCTGTATCTTCAGATGCTTAGCGATTGGTGGCGATCCGCTGAGCACTGTGAAGCAAGCGGACAAGATGGCAAAGCTGAGTGCGTAGTCGTGGTACTTCTGGCGCCGGGACCCTTTCATACCGTCTCGAGTGAAGCACTCCGCCTGTCTTATTAGCTCGTAGAATACGTCTCGGTACAgcgcgagcagcagcaccccgatGAAGCGATTGGTCTGGAAAATC includes:
- the LOC131214243 gene encoding uncharacterized protein LOC131214243, giving the protein MNFFVNDKPPGVPHLVVKLWKVLGVSDVHREQYRCVPIFVTFLLIIAIPKIFFGYPDFESGVIGLAELIFQTNRFIGVLLLALYRDVFYELIRQAECFTRDVLSGSPPIAKHLKIQDARINKVMKVCLLSILLPANFYSFSPILSTLWKYYSASANATDVQFTLHMEENFYVLNVRTSLRDYLLFGVFMVPTSLLCSFVGTAKLVSILAIIKYCTVYFQLVALKIQYTARERSFRSELKTIVQMHQGALNCAELLRTLTAPVMLMQIILCVLNWSSMLLYFTVSGFSTQFINLLVLFMFETIETFGYCYLGNQLSDA